One window from the genome of Rhodopseudomonas sp. P2A-2r encodes:
- a CDS encoding metallophosphoesterase, with the protein MWKRSRETKISRKASLPDGIRVYAIGDIHGRTDLLTLQLAQIEADASLYLCARSIIVFLGDYIDRGPDSGGQSICYWPVRGCEKSCS; encoded by the coding sequence GTGTGGAAACGTTCCCGCGAAACGAAAATTTCGAGGAAAGCAAGCCTGCCGGACGGTATTCGCGTCTACGCGATCGGCGACATCCACGGGCGCACCGACCTTCTCACACTTCAACTCGCGCAGATCGAAGCCGATGCTTCGCTTTATCTGTGCGCTCGTTCGATCATCGTCTTCCTCGGTGACTATATCGACCGCGGACCGGACTCCGGGGGACAATCGATCTGCTACTGGCCTGTGCGCGGTTGCGAGAAGTCGTGTTCCTGA